One Astyanax mexicanus isolate ESR-SI-001 chromosome 3, AstMex3_surface, whole genome shotgun sequence genomic region harbors:
- the wipi2 gene encoding WD repeat domain phosphoinositide-interacting protein 2, translating into MNLASQSGEAGCSQLLFANFNQDNTSLAVGTKSGYKFFSLSSVDKLEQIYECTDTEDVCIVERLFSSSLVAIVSLKAPRKLKVCHFKKGTEICNYSYSNTILAVKLNRQRLIVCLEESLYIHNIRDMKVLHTIRETPPNPSGLCALSISNDNCYLAYPGSATIGEVQVFDTVNLRAANMIPAHDSPLAALAFDASGTKLATASEKGTVIRVFSIPEGQKLFEFRRGVKRCVSICSLAFSMDGLYLSASSNTETVHIFKLETQREKPQEEPTTWTGYFGKVLMASTTYLPAQVSEMFTQGRAFATVRLPFSGHKNICALAIIQKIPRLLVAAADGYLYLYNLDPQEGGECTLMKQHKLDGSAEPANEILDQTAHERPLVAQTYSAAVAKGYSEDQGAVGGAGVEDDMNALHLDEENEQPPLILETD; encoded by the exons ATCCCTAGCAGTTGGTACTAAATCTGGATACAAGTTTTTCTCTTTGTCATCGGTTGACAAATTGGAGCAGATTTATGAATGTA CCGACACTGAAGATGTGTGCATCGTGGAACGACTGTTCTCCAGTAGCCTTGTTGCTATTGTTAGCCTTAAGGCGCCTAGAAAGCTCAAAGTGTGTCACTTCAAGAAAGGGACAGAGATATGTAACTACAGCTACTCAAACACTATACTGGCTGTAAAACTCAACAGACAG agaTTGATAGTATGTCTGGAAGAATCACTGTATATCCACAACATCAGGGATATGAAAGTACTACATACCATTCGAGAAACTCCTCCAAATCCATCAG GATTATGTGCACTTTCAATCAGCAATGACAACTGCTATTTGGCATATCCAGGAAGTGCAACAATAGGGGAAGTGCAAGTTTTTGACACTGTTAATTTG AGGGCTGCTAACATGATTCCTGCTCATGACAGCCCACTAGCAGCACTGGCATTTGATGCAAGTGGTACAAAACTAGCCACAGCCTCGGAGAAG GGCACCGTCATCAGAGTATTCTCCATTCCAGAGGGCCAGAAACTCTTTGAGTTTAGGAGGGGAGTCAAGAG ATGTGTAAGCATCTGCTCCCTGGCCTTTAGTATGGATGGACTTTATCTGTCTGCCTCCAGCAACACTGAGACAGTTCATATCTTTAAGctggagacacagagagaaaa GCCACAGGAGGAGCCCACGACCTGGACAGGGTACTTTGGGAAAGTACTGATGGCCTCCACCACATATCTGCCTGCACAGGTGTCTGAAATGTTCACACAAGGAAGGGCCTTCGCCACAGTCAGACTGCCATTTTCAGGACACAAGAACATCTGTGCTCTTGCTAT AATACAGAAGATTCCACGGCTTCTGGTGGCAGCAGCAGATGGATACCTTTACCTGTACAACCTGGACCCACAGGAAGGGGGAGAGTGCACACTAATGAAACAGCACAA GTTAGATGGAAGTGCTGAACCTGCGAATGAAATTTTAGATCAGACGGCTCACGAACGCCCACTTGTGGCACAGACCTACAGTGCTGCTGTTGCCAAAG GTTACTCTGAGGATCAGGGTGCAGTAGGCGGGGCTGGAGTGGAGGACGATATGAACGCCCTGCATCTGGATGAAGAAAACGAGCAGCCCCCCTTAATCCTTGAGACGGactga